In a single window of the Acidobacteriaceae bacterium genome:
- a CDS encoding phospholipid carrier-dependent glycosyltransferase: MPAATAAPPTSSPSTANRGLSTNSPKVDGRELLYRNGPSNGGRYSANTLIFRARLLASIFGIIATLLVFLGTTEMFSLTAGLIALILFCFEPNLLAHGAYVTTDMAAACTIFATIYAFWRWHDTLADKLPGKADSRKRLD; this comes from the coding sequence GTGCCGGCGGCTACTGCCGCACCACCGACATCTTCACCATCGACCGCAAATCGTGGCCTCTCGACGAATAGCCCCAAAGTAGACGGCCGCGAGCTCCTCTATCGCAACGGTCCTTCCAACGGCGGCCGCTACAGCGCCAACACCCTCATCTTCCGCGCCCGCCTCCTTGCCTCCATCTTCGGCATCATCGCCACTCTGCTCGTCTTCCTCGGCACAACCGAGATGTTCTCGCTCACTGCCGGCCTCATCGCGCTCATCCTCTTCTGCTTCGAACCTAACCTCCTCGCGCACGGCGCCTACGTCACCACCGACATGGCCGCAGCCTGCACCATCTTCGCAACCATCTACGCCTTCTGGCGATGGCACGACACCCTCGCCGACAAGCTCCCCGGCAAAGCAGACTCACGCAAACGTCTCGACTAG
- a CDS encoding DinB family protein, with translation MDQTLQRTIAVLERTPAVLAALLRGLPEEWTRTNEGEGTWSAFDVVVHLINCEKTDWVPRARTILESKDGEVRELPPFDRWGGIRESQSKSMGEVLDDFARLRRENLATVREWNLSAEQMAMRGRHPALGEVTLAQLMATWAAHDLNHLHQISRVMARQYREAVGPWRKYMGVMVCEGHGA, from the coding sequence ATGGACCAGACGCTGCAGAGGACGATAGCCGTTTTGGAGCGGACGCCGGCGGTGTTGGCCGCGCTGCTGCGTGGGTTGCCGGAGGAGTGGACGCGCACGAACGAGGGTGAGGGGACGTGGAGTGCGTTCGATGTCGTCGTACACCTGATCAACTGCGAGAAGACCGATTGGGTGCCGCGGGCGCGGACGATTCTGGAATCGAAGGATGGCGAGGTGCGGGAGCTGCCGCCATTCGATCGCTGGGGTGGGATTCGTGAGAGCCAGTCGAAGTCGATGGGCGAAGTGTTGGATGATTTTGCGCGACTGCGGAGAGAGAATCTCGCGACAGTGCGCGAGTGGAATTTGAGCGCGGAGCAGATGGCGATGCGCGGTAGGCATCCGGCACTGGGTGAGGTGACGCTCGCGCAGTTGATGGCGACGTGGGCGGCGCACGATCTGAATCATCTGCACCAGATTTCACGGGTGATGGCGCGTCAGTATCGCGAGGCGGTGGGGCCGTGGCGCAAGTACATGGGCGTGATGGTGTGCGAGGGGCACGGCGCGTAG